The genomic interval AGTGTACTGCAGAGGAAGCATTTGCTTCCTGCAGAATGTTACTGAATATGACTGTTCACTACAAACCTCACATTTAGTAGCAACTCTGCTTGTTGTCTGCAGACCCACAGTGATTCTGACTGCTTAAAACCATCTGAAATAGAGTGGTAATGTCACTGCTTAGGGTGACTCCTGAGCAGGAATTGCATTAAagggaagctggcagcctgaaAGACTCCTGTGCCACTTTGGGGAAGAGAAGCTTTACAGCAATACTCCAAAATGGAATACTCTTTTATGCCAAGGCAGGAATTCTAGAAAAAGTAGATGTCAAATGCCAAAAGCATACTGTAAGAGTGTGATTTGCTAGTAACAAATCTGAGTTATCAGAAAAAGCATTAAATTGATACCTGGAGATATCAGATGTGCataacagaaagaaactgtACTTTGTTAGTGAATAAAAGAGTATTTTGTTAATCAGTTTGGTATCAAATCTACACAGTTGTAGCAGGTCAAACAAGGCACGGAGCAGCTCCTGAAAGCCCTTAGTATATTCTTCTGAACTGCACTCAGTTTGGACAGGCACCTGCAGATTTAAGAAAGTGGACAGTATGCAGTGCATACGCTTTTCTCCTGCTGTGAGGATTCCTTTAGCTGGACTCCCTTCTTCTCTGTGCTTCTATCCAAAAGATTTGGCGTCTGCAGGATCTTTATCACTAGTTCCTCAAAGGCATGCTGCACTCCATCCTCTGTTTTGGCACTGGTctctgtgggcaaggagaaaaaaagagggaaaaaaaaaaatcaaagacttCATCTCATTTGCAAGCCTCCAGCCTCTAAGACTGTGAGTTCTAAAAGTGACCttaaaaaaattcaagagaATATAGAACTCGTGCCTACACAGTGCATGAAGGAATCTCACTGTCAGGAAAAAAGCACTTTCAATTACAGAACAACACACGATCAATCCATGAATATAAGGACTTTGGCACAGTTACATACCTATAAACAGCAACGAGCGTTTCTTAGCAAACTGAAGTCCCTCTCTTCTCTCTACTTCCCGATCAGGCTGCAGAGATGAATGAAGAACACGACTCGAGTGAGCTATATTTGCAAGCTTAAGGAACTCcctggaaaagcagcactgtaGAACTGAAGTtttgctggaaagaaagaaaaagtctaTAAAATCATGTAGCAGCCATCAACTGAACATCCCTCTCTCTACAGTCAGCTTAAAAGCATTAAGTAGTATTGGTGTCAGGCAGAGCCAATGGAGGGTcaaactgaagagcagcaaCATTGAATCAGCAGGAAATTAAGATGTTGTTATCTTCCGAATCAAGGGGGAGCAAAGGAAATGCCAGAAAGGAAGTTACAACAGTCAAATAGCTGAAAAAGCATACCAAAGATGTCTGAAATTTGTCAGACTTGTTAAGTGGAAAAGGAGGATTTCCCCGAAATCCCAAGACAAGTACAAACTGCTCGATGCAGATATACAGGCAGCTAAGAATTCCAATTCCAATTCCAACCCTAATTTAGGATCGCCACGCTGGAAACCTCCTGAAGTAAAGCAAGAGTGAAACACATCTTGCTAAGCGATGTGCATCTAGGATATGTCAAAAATGCCCAGAGGTGTACAGAGCTGTGTGCACCTCACTCACACAGCTGTATGATTAACAGCCAGCTGAAGGTAAGAGCAGAGCCCTTCCCCACCACCTGCCCAAACCACGGTTGGCTCAAAGAGACAGAGGAGCTGTTCTGTTGCACTGCTGTTAACTTAAAAGGTATTTCACAGTTCCCAGCCAGAAACTTTCACTGTTTTCCCGTAATTGAATCTCTCTCATTAATTGCATCACTCCAGGAGCACATCCACAAAATTCCAATGCGAGCTGCCTCTCAAATGAGGCAGCAAAAGGAGTCTGCCCAGCCTAAGTTCCAGAGCCTATCATCTCCTCACACAAGAAATGTGATCGTTTCAGAGCTTATC from Meleagris gallopavo isolate NT-WF06-2002-E0010 breed Aviagen turkey brand Nicholas breeding stock chromosome 29, Turkey_5.1, whole genome shotgun sequence carries:
- the LOC100546433 gene encoding ras-related protein Rab-18-B-like — encoded protein: MVVNGHTVQLAIWDTAGQERFRSLNPSYYRGTQGIVLVYDVTRKDTFTGLESWLNELEIYTTKSNTVKMLVGNKTDKPDREVERREGLQFAKKRSLLFIETSAKTEDGVQHAFEELVIKILQTPNLLDRSTEKKGVQLKESSQQEKSVCTAYCPLS